The window GAGAGAGGTTTCACGCACTCCTTTTTCCCCTTTAGGGTCTGTGCTCTTTTATGTACTGTTAGTAGGGTTATGGCGATCTGACGCTGATAGAAATTCTGCCGTTACTATGTTTGCTGGATAATTGCCATGATACGGTGGTTGCTATTGTTCAATAAGTTCGCAAATTAATGATCATGATACTTTGTGTTTCACATGCCAATTGCACATGTAGAACTACCTGATTGTGGCTTTAGAATTATCGTATAGCCTTGCCTTGGTGTTCTTGCAGCGGTGCTAGTTTTGGCTATTACTACATCCCACTAGCATTTGTGCCCTACTCCATACTTGTCGTGCTGACCATGatcaaatgtgtggaagaattattAAGGGTGTATTGAAGTCAATCGTGTTACCCATCAACTGTTTGATGAAATGTTAAAATCATGCATCCTCGGTTACAAAGCCAAAACCAGATCAGGTTTTGCTCGACATAAGTTGTTGTGAGAAATGAAATTGACTGGCTATGCACCGAGTAGTGTTTACCAGAATGCCCTGATCCGTACAAGAAAAGGATACCAATGCAAGACACGAGTCATAATGTATACAACTTATTACTTACTAGTTCGATAACACAGACTGCATATGGCAAATAGCCAGTAATAAAACTACAAAAGAAAAATCATGGATCTATTCTTGGCTAGCTGATGACAAGCAAGCAGTGGCGAATCTAGCAGGACATTGGAGGGTAGGCTTAAAACATAGATTTCCTAAGTCTAATTAGCGAATGCATTGCAATTGTTGCATGTAAAGCACCAGAATATATTTGTCAAGTGGTATGTTTAGCTTAAATAGGATTCTGGAGGGTAGGCTTAAGCCTATTGAAACCTCCCTAGTGGAATCGCCACTGCAAGCAAGGTACTATAAAATTTAGTATCGAAAGCAGAGGCCTTCTCAATACTGTCACAATATGGTGAAGCATTGCCACATTGAGACTAAATATGAATCTTACTAAGAATGCGGAGAGCACACATTGAAGCATTCTGTATTGATTTAATGGCTGCTTCTTGCTTGCCGGTCAGGATGCCGGCTTGGGAAGCTGGCATAAGTAGCTGTGTTGGCCCTGCAGGACCAGCACCTTGCTGAGGTTAGTGGTTTCAGTGTCTAAACCATCTGTTATTCTTTTATGTACTCTGCACAAACCATCAACAGCTGGAGGAACCAGTTCATCTGGCTCATCTTTGCTGGAATCATTACCTTTAAACAGGAAAAAGGTGTCTGATACAGGAAACTTGAGTAGTAGCAATATGCATGAGCACTGAGGAGACAATACGGCATTGCAAGTATAGAACATATATTTACATCCTACATTAGTTTGGTGAAATGACCGCAATGCTtacaactactactactactgcccCAAGGCCAATAATTGTCGAAATGCCGCATGCTGGTAAACAAACAGAAAGGCATCCATATGGTACACCTACCACACCGGATTTGGCCTAGGCAAGAACAACTTATGTTCAGCTGGGCAGTTTTCAGAATATCAGTACTTTCCTATTTTAGCACAATTTATCCCAGATGCGTTAATTAGGGCATGTTTGGCTCATTCCTGTGCTGCACTCTGGAATGTGATACTCTTTCTGGTAATCTTTATGTTACATCTCAAGTAAATAAAATAAAACTGACGATTAAGGTCAGCATAATGCCAAACTATGTGCTTATTGTGATTGCATTACTTCAGAGTTGTAAATAATACCATTATATCTGATATAAGCTATAGAACTCTAAAATATAAATATTACAGAATGTGTTATATATGGGATCTGTACTTGCTGTTGAAGGGCGTGCAGTTGTATATTTGATTTCAAAGATATCATCATTTTCTAAAGAACCATCTAGGGTTTGATGAAAAGGTCAGGATTATGCCTTTTCGCACTATTTTAGCCCTGTTAAAACTTTGCTAAACTGGTTTCCTTTTGGCCCAAAAATCAAACGAGTCATGGAATAATCAACTTCTTGACAGGCATCTTCATCCAATACTCAAAAGACTTAAAATTGTATTTGCATCAAAGGGATTTGACTTGAGGCCTTAGACTGCAGTGAGAGCTTGGAAATATTAGTTTCCTACGGTTATCGTCACCATTGTGTTTTCCACAAATGTCATTCCACAGATAGTTTGCTCTTTTTTTAGTTTAATAAAAGGTTCTATACTTCTGTGAATAGTGGTATGAATATCAATCTATCGTATGTTGCCCTGTTGTTGTATACAATTGCGTATGCCGACAAATTGTGTATGCACATCAGCTACCGAACTGACCAAATATCAGTATTCACGCTGGTAACTGATCAGCTCTTTTgtagcaagaaaattcaaaatcACCCACAAGAAAATCCAAATGCGGGCCTTGCAGGGCTTTTTCTTGCCATGATCTTTGCAGCGCACCTTCACTGGCTTCTTTCCCCTTCTATATCTTCGCCCCTGTGCATTTTTGTTGGGCCAAGTTTTTTTTTTACCAATGTTGGGCGAAGTTTGACCATCTTTGGTTTTTGTACTGATCTCGTCGAGTAAATATATTTGTTGGTTTGCTAGCAATTATACCTGGCCCACATAATGTTTACAAAATTGTCTAAAAAAATGTAATGTTACAAAAATACTTGAACAACATGACACAACATATGTTACAAAAATACTTGAACAACATGACATTAAAGATATGTTGGTATGGTGGTTACTATAAAGCAACATCATCAAATCAAGGTGATGAACGGCGGTGGCCAAGCAGCAGATAGGTGACCATGAGGTCAATGACTGTTAAGCAATGTGGTTACATTGTAGCATTGGCCACTAGGGGTTGGTCCATGAGAATTGACATTTCTTATAGATGATACTCCAGTTGACTGGACTAGTTGGATATCTACATATTGTAGTTGATAGTTTGAAATTACACGTGTGTGTATTCATGTCTATTCACAATTTGGTGGGTGCACATGTACAAATGGCATTGCCCTGCTGCCCATATCGTTACATTTCTAGCCAGATGCAGAGGAAGGTCGTCATTTCAGTTCTCATGCACACCCAAGGCGCCACCACCTTCGGTTACGCCGGCCTGTAACCTCCTCATCATCTGATCCATCAGAGTTGGTAACGATATGCACATTCTCGTCACTCTCCAGCCCGGGTGTATTTGTTCCATGTGAGCGAGGATGGTCATTGTCCGACTCTGAACTTTCATCCATGTCGTCCTGGCATGGCATTTCGCCGAGGAGCTCCTGACTGTCTGGAACATTGTTGTTGCCTTCCTTGGTTGCTTCTTGGAGCTCAAAGAAGTCCACCAAAATATCGTTGCCATCCTCCGTTGCTTCCGGGAGCTCGGAGAAgtccaccaagatgttgttctccgtGGCGATCTCTTTGGTCACTTTCTTCTTCAGCTCCATGCCTGCTGTGCTTCCGGACAGCTTCCATACCAACTGCAATGGCAACACAGACAACGCCTGTGAACTCCTGCCCGCAGTTTCTCCGTCCATTTTACACTGCGGATCAATGACACCCGCTAGAAAATGATCAAATGTACTAAGAGTTCTTACGATGGGGTCGACGATGCCGGTGCCCTCCTTGGCCGCGACAGCAAAGTCGCCGCCGAACTTGTCTGCGAGGATGGTACGGGCAAACAGCAGCTCCTGCAGGTCGCCGCACCACCCGGCGGCGAACATGATGCTGGCCGCCGCTTCCCTCAGCTCCTCGCCGCACTCCCTGCAGCCCAaacagaatagcaatgtttgttgtccaACGAACATAGAGAACCAAAGATGAGAACAGGcgtgatgaggcaggcaggcaacaTACTGTGGCTTGTCTATCTGCTCAGCCTGCTCGATGAGGCGCTTGCAGTAGAGCTCTATGATGCCGAACGCCTCCAGCATGTTGTCCTCCTGGATAACCTGCTCCGCCTGCGCGCAGAAACACCAGCATCAGTAAGCCTGCATCCAAGGGCACCACCACGTCTTGCTTCGTGTCGTCGGTATGCACGCGGTGGAGGGCGCGGTCGAGGTGGCCGAGGACGAGGAGCTGGCTGGCATCGCTGCAGGCGATGGACTTGCGAGCAAGGCGCGGCCGGCGGGCGACGGCGATGCGGGAGACGGCGAGCCCGAGGAGGGACTTGAGCTTCGCCGTCTGCTTGGAGGTCTTCTGGAGGAATCCCATGGCCGGACGATGCTTTGCACGTTGGCCCGGCGGTGGGTGCTGGCTTTGCTATTCTGTTATGTTATATTCGGTGGATTGCTAATTGCCTAGAGCAAACGGCGTTTGGATGCTGATCTTGGTTGCGTTGCTGATCCTTTgcgtggagaggagaggagggagatgaTCAGATGGGTTGCTTGTGGACTCATGCTGAAGTCCGCCTTGGAGGGACAAGAATTTGTAGGCTCTTGTGTTTTCAATCCTTGTAAGATTTAACATGCCATGACATCCAATTTATATGTCCTTCGCTGATGCTACAAATGTTTTTAAAATATTGCGGGCAAATGGGACCCTCGCTGGTTACCCTTACGAGAGTGTATTTTGCACACGCAAGAGTGAGTAGTACTTTAGTTTTGTATGGTTAACACTACTAGTAAGCTCACCAACAACTCTCCAGAGCTCTACAGCAACAACACATTCAAAAAAAAAGTGACAAGAGGACTCATGTTCAGAGCAGAATAAGCAAGTCAAATCTCTAACATTTTGTCTCTTATGAAGATTATCTGTGGTTAGCAGCTTATTTTTAGCTAGTAACCAAATAAATACTTGAATTCTGGTAGGTATTTTCAATCTCCAGACAGTAGGAACATTGCCAGGgagtaccccccccccccacccaaaaAAAATTTAATTAATAATCTTATAAAAGGATTTAACAGTGTACATCCCTTTCGTCTCATACCTCCATATTAAGGTGCCAGGTCTGTCACTCAAATTAATAGTACTTGAGTTTGCCTCTTCGCGCGCCTTAAAATTCTTTAAAATCATAATATGGGCATCATGTTATATATAACACGGGCACGCACAAAACAGTTCGAAGCAAGTATAGGATCAAGCATACCCTGCACAAAGAACCAAAATGTCCGACTTGCTTTTTAAACAAATATAACCCCCAACACTTGTCCTTTTTTGCACACATGACAATTTTGATCATATTTATGCATGAACATTTTTGGCCGCACTAGTTTTAACAAACACACATCACATTATGCATTTGACATTTTATACCTTTTTAGCACTGTTTTTCATTTAATTGAGAGGAGTAAAAGAATGCATGATCAAGGTAAATGTAACTAATATCACAATGAGAATAAAAAAATAAACTAAAGCTATTAGAAGGTGGGTAAGGGGAGGGGCCAAAGATACTTGCAAGCTatctactacctctgtccgggtttaaaaGGCCCCCGGATGGACGAAGCTAGTCCATTTTTACAAGGCCGACTAGACTCAAGTTGCTTGCTCAAAGGAGAATAAAGCGAGATTAGTTAATGCATGGATGCATGCCCGCCAGCGCATGTCCTATGACTGTCTTTTTACTGGCCATGCATGCGCCGCCGCTGGTGACGGCAGTGGAGCTTGAGATATTTTCTTTTAATACTAATGTTAACTGCAACCATGCGGCcaatgcatgcagccacttaaatattATGTGAAACCCGTTGTAGTTACCTTGGTATGAGAGTTCTTATCCAGGGGACTTTTAAACTCGGACTGAGGTACTAGATAGGAAGAAGCATCATAGATTTCATCGATTCAACCCGAATGGAGAGGGCCTTCAACTTCTATCATCATCTAATCAAACACCCCTCACAAAAGAGGGGGAGGGATGTCCAGGGGCtgctccccacccccacccccacaatGATCGACAATTTTAGTAGCAGCGATGAGTAATTACCAACGAGATTAGATCAATATATGTACTCGGCCCCTCCTATactcaaatcctggctccgccactcgGGGTGTCGTATGTGAACATGTTGATCCAAGATGTTTTTAACTTACAAGATTCATCCTTCCAACCGAGCGCGACAACTAAAATAGTAGATGCCAAAGAACTTTCAAATTTCATAATCGAAGTGTAAGAGTGAAATACAGTTGCGCCTCCTAGCCTATGTGTGTTCAAGTCTCGGCTCGGATGTTTGTGTCTCACATTCTCCACTTAATTAATAAAACCGCAGGAGCTTCTGGTCTAGTTTTAAAGAGTAAAATACAGATGTCTTCCCTTCTCTTGTACAGTGAGCCATAGTTCTTCATGACCATCCTCCGATACTAATTTTGAACCTACACATAGCAGTTGCATTTGGGGCCAGATGCAGAGGAATGACTTTGTCTCATCGTGCGCACTGAAAGCTATATATCACCATCTTCGGCTTCAGCGGCCTATCATCTGATCCGTCTGAGTAGAAAATGCTCGAGGCATTGTCGTTGTCACTCTAGTCCAAAGGCATTCATCCTGTCAAAAGCGACGACGACCATCGTCAGGCTCTGGACTTGCACCCATGAGTCCAAACACGACAATCTCCTGACCGTGTAGAACAACGCCGCCATTGCTTATGGGGACTTGGACAAATCCACCGAGATATTGTTCTCGGCGGCGATCTCTTTGGCCACCTTCTTCTTCAGGCTAATGCTTGCCTTGTCTCCGGACAACTTCCACACCAGCTGCAATGGCAACACAAATCATGCATGTGACTGCTACCTTTCCTCTACAACTCCAAATCAATGGGCGCCTAGAAATGAAGACTATAACTACTTTTACCATCGGGTCGACGACCGCGCTGCCCACCTTGGCGTCGGCAGTGAAATcgtcgccgaacttgtcggcgaggatcTTGCGGGCAGACTGCAGCTCCGGCAGGTCACTGCAGCGCTTGGCAGCAAATATGATGCCGGCAGCCGCTTTCTTTACCTCCTCGGCGCATTCCCTGTACGCTAAACATATTAGTTTTCTTGCCcaaaacatttgacattgaagtggATGATCTAAAGACATTAACAAAAAGGAGAAGAAATTAAGAGATCAGATCAGGTGTGATCAAGAGACGTACTTGGGCTTGTCTAGCTGAGCGGCTTTCTTGACGAGACACTTGCAGTAGAGCTCTATGATGCCGAGCGCCTCCAACATGTTGTCCTCCTTTATGACCTGCTCTACTTGCGCAGAGAAAGAAGCTAGCATCAGTAAAAAGGAAAATGTAAGATCGCTAGAAGAATAACATGTGCAGATGCTTTGGAGGCCATAGCATAGCTAGGCACGCACTCGCTGGAGAGCGCGGTCGGTTTggccgagggagaggagctggcagACGTCGCCGGAAGCAATGGACTTGCGAGCAAGGCGAGGCTTGCGGGCGATGGCTACACGTGAGACGGTGAGCTCGAGAAGGGACTTGAGCTTGCCGGTCTGCTTGGAGAACTTCCTGAGGAATCCCATGGCTGGTGATCTGCTCTTCCCGGAGTTCCTTGAGGTGTTGGAGTTTTTGACGGGACCAACGATGCGCCTACCGGCGGTCGGCGGCGGTATCGTTGGTCCTTGGATGGGTGGTAGGGGGAAGAGGAGCTGAGTTCTTGGGAGGAAAAAAGGTTTTCTAGGGCATTGTTTCTCTGTTTTTAGAAGTCTAATTTTAGTGCATAGGCTGTTAGTTCAGTTATATAAAACAAACTTCTTTCATATTTGGAACATGAGGGCTGGACGTGCACATAATAGGGAGCAAAACGTGTAAAGAaagtttttttaataaaaaatgtGGAAAATAATTCCTATTAGACAGAAGGACATCCCCTGCTTGATCCTTTCGGATTGAGGGTATTTCAAATGAATTTTGTAAGAATTCATTAGAAAACTTTCACTCTTTTTGTTGAGTGTCGTGATTGTATTAAAAATATAAGATAGGATAAACTagcaagtattttaacttgtcttGTATTTCAAATAGATTATATATATGGACTTTGATAATGTCCGATCGTTTTGATCCTAGGAATAGATCCGAACAATTTCTCCAATCGCTAATTCTGCCATGAGTTGGCTTCCTCGATCATGCGTGTGGCTGCATGCAGCCCGCACCCAACGCTAGATAGTTTTGCATGCATGTTAGGATTAGAAGCTCCTAATTAAATGCAGAAAAAACAAAATCAATGATGTCAACAGATTCTTTAAAAAACAAAAAATTCAACATGTTTTGTACCTCAAACTGTCGTTCGAATTGAAAAACTGTTTCACATAAAGGATTCGTCACGAGGagaccttcgaaactagatcccatattaaTATGCTTTGACGACTTTTTTTTCAGGTAAAAAGTTACCACATCTGGCTACGTAAATTATCACACCTACAATACATAACTTATCATGTTGTTTACAATGAGGTTACCGTGGGTATGTTTCAACTACTTTTTTTTGCCTAAGTCGAACGATACCATATGATTTGTAAGTAAATTAACAGGTCTGCAATACCACCTTCTATCGTAGATGTTGTCTATGCGCCGCAAGGCGAGGTCTACATGCCGACGTGGCATGGCCCGCTTATAAATGGAACTTTACGGATTGTGTCGGGTCAGTCTCATTTAGGCGTGTGTTGGATCGTGGTGTTTGTACATGAGTTATCAGTTGTGTTGTGCATATATAaccatgttatttacacagaaGTTATCAGATGTATGTATTTTGATACCTATTTTACCAACTCAAAAAGTGATCATGGTTTGTATGTGAGTTACCATCTCTATTGTGTGCATATTATCATGCTACTTACACATAAGTTGTCATGATATATTTTCCAACAACCTTTTCCCGTCCAAAAAAATCATGTGGTGATTCTATGTGAGTTATCAGCTCTATTATGTGTATATTACCATGGCAGGTACACACAAGTTATCGGGGTATAATTTTCAACAATTTTTTTCCCTGGTCAAAAAGCTAATGTGGTGTCCGTATTGAGTTATCGCCCTCTAATGCCTATGTTACCATGACCGGGACATAGAAGTGATCAGATCATGTTTTTCAACAATTTTCATCCCACCTATATTACCATGATATTGACTCAGAAATTACCGGATGTTTGTTTTCAATTTTTCCTCTTGTCAAAAAGTTATCATACtgtttgtacataagttatcaaCTATACAGTAGGTAacttaccatgctatttacacataGGTTAACAGG is drawn from Triticum dicoccoides isolate Atlit2015 ecotype Zavitan chromosome 4A, WEW_v2.0, whole genome shotgun sequence and contains these coding sequences:
- the LOC119288722 gene encoding IST1 homolog isoform X2, coding for MGFLRKFSKQTGKLKSLLELTVSRVAIARKPRLARKSIASGDVCQLLSLGQTDRALQRVIKEDNMLEALGIIELYCKCLVKKAAQLDKPKECAEEVKKAAAGIIFAAKRCSDLPELQSARKILADKFGDDFTADAKLVWKLSGDKASISLKKKVAKEIAAENNISVDLSKSP
- the LOC119288722 gene encoding IST1 homolog isoform X1, encoding MGFLRKFSKQTGKLKSLLELTVSRVAIARKPRLARKSIASGDVCQLLSLGQTDRALQRVIKEDNMLEALGIIELYCKCLVKKAAQLDKPKECAEEVKKAAAGIIFAAKRCSDLPELQSARKILADKFGDDFTADAKVGSAVVDPMLVWKLSGDKASISLKKKVAKEIAAENNISVDLSKSP
- the LOC119283429 gene encoding uncharacterized protein LOC119283429 — translated: MGFLQKTSKQTAKLKSLLGLAVSRIAVARRPRLARKSIACSDASQLLVLGHLDRALHRAEQVIQEDNMLEAFGIIELYCKRLIEQAEQIDKPQECGEELREAAASIMFAAGWCGDLQELLFARTILADKFGGDFAVAAKEGTGIVDPILVWKLSGSTAGMELKKKVTKEIATENNILVDFSELPEATEDGNDILVDFFELQEATKEGNNNVPDSQELLGEMPCQDDMDESSESDNDHPRSHGTNTPGLESDENVHIVTNSDGSDDEEVTGRRNDSSKDEPDELVPPAVDGLCRVHKRITDGLDTETTNLSKVLVLQGQHSYLCQLPKPAS